The Vidua macroura isolate BioBank_ID:100142 chromosome 4, ASM2450914v1, whole genome shotgun sequence genome window below encodes:
- the LOC128806957 gene encoding leptin receptor overlapping transcript-like 1 produces the protein MAAPGAVTVCPGGGARAGTRGARGEAPPPRCRGPMGGEGAALASSVRGRGCRRGPCARATYERHGAGLGGAGHAPAPYRKRLPLPRGISGSWRAPLRCRAAGGRGGAMAGIKALISLSFGGAVGLMFLMLGCALPQYNHYWPLFVLFFYILSPIPYCIARRLVDDTDATSNACKELAIFLTTGIVVSAFGLPIVFARAELIYWGACALVLTGNTVIFATILGFFLVFGSNDDFSWQQW, from the exons ATGGCAGCACCGGGAGCTGTCACCGTCTGCCCCGGGGGCGGTGCCCGCGCCGGAACGCGCGGGGCCCGGGGAGAGGCCCCGCCCCCAAGGTGCCGTGGGCCAATGGGCGGCGAGGGCGCGGCGCTTGCCTCGTCCGTGAGGGGGCGGGGCTGCCGCCGCGGGCCCTGCGCGCGCGCCACGTATGAGCGTCACGGGGCCGGTCTGGGAGGGGCAGGGCACGCCCCTGCCCCTTACCGGAAGCGGCTTCCGCTTCCGCGCGGCATTTCCGGTTCCTGGCGCGCGCCTCTCCGGTGCCGCGCGGCTGGCGGGAGAGGCGGCGCCATGGCGGGAATCAAAG CGCTGATCAGCCTGTCCTTTGGGGGAGCGGTCGGACTGATGTTCTTGATGCTCGGATGCGCCCTGCCCCAGTACAA CCACTACTGGCCactgtttgttctgtttttttacATCCTTTCTCCTATCCCGTACTGCATAGCAAGAAGATTGGTAGATGACACGGATGCTACAAGTAATGCCTGCAAGGAGCTGGCCATATTCCTTACAACAGGCATTGTGGTCTCAGCATTTGGGCTGCCCATAGTGTTTGCAAGAGCAGAACTG ATTTACTGGGGTGCATGTGCACTCGTTCTCACCGGGAATACGGTCATCTTTGCCACCATCCTAGGATTTTTCTTGGTCTTTGGCAGCAATGACGACTTcagctggcagcagtggtgA